A region from the Salidesulfovibrio onnuriiensis genome encodes:
- a CDS encoding cytochrome c maturation protein CcmE — protein sequence MAKKSNKGVYIVAMLLFLGGLGYLIVSGLSEDSTYFLNVSEALALEEGQFNKARLFGKVSPRHLERAPGSLGADFDLVDKVDGVNVLRVSYRGAVPDTFKENVEVIVEGRYDPARNVFVAKSLVTKCPSKYREQSEAMDREKG from the coding sequence ATGGCGAAGAAATCCAACAAGGGCGTTTATATCGTTGCCATGCTGCTCTTTCTGGGCGGCCTGGGCTACCTGATCGTTTCCGGCCTGTCCGAGGACAGCACCTATTTCCTGAACGTGTCCGAGGCCCTGGCCCTTGAGGAAGGGCAGTTCAACAAGGCCCGCCTGTTCGGCAAGGTCTCGCCCCGGCACCTGGAGCGCGCTCCGGGCTCCCTGGGCGCGGACTTCGACCTCGTGGACAAGGTGGACGGCGTCAATGTGCTCCGCGTTTCCTACAGGGGGGCCGTGCCCGACACCTTCAAGGAGAACGTGGAGGTTATCGTGGAAGGACGCTATGATCCCGCGCGCAACGTGTTCGTGGCCAAGAGCCTGGTGACCAAGTGCCCCTCCAAGTACCGCGAGCAGAGCGAGGCCATGGATCGGGAAAAAGGCTAG
- a CDS encoding heme lyase CcmF/NrfE family subunit yields the protein MQLTAYIGLLFALLVSIFTAGAAAWAAWKDREDLKPLVEYGNIATALGVVFSSLILLMALAARNYSFLYVYEQVDNTLSFVYTLTAFWGGREGSLLFWELVIALGGVVYLYSPSYKALGGRTKLYFWAVFMTVQAYFLLLLTGWSNPFITLSPAPADGRGLNPLLRNPGMIFHPPLLFMGFAGYTIPAACAVAASIAGEEKSWVKLTRNWNILAWVFLTAGIVLGGWWSYMELGWGGYWAWDPVENASLIPWFAGTAFMHTAVIEQRRGALQRSNVFLMCLTFLLCIFSTYLTRSGVIESLHTFGESPVSLPLVLGMAAWLGLALVGTFMGEQHVKRSLSDFMSRQGMLVASAWFFLALGFVVTLGTMWPVVSKLWSTESVGLGPDFYNRVCLPFLSLLVLVFAFCPWLGWRGGIRNTRGMVIALAVFLGSGGSFALMGVTQPVALLGASSAIAACCTIAMLFFFYPGMRTSLLSWGQYGIHLGVAFLALGIAFSGPYKTEREVLLAEGETVQLEEYVLKFTEARQDATPEFRARLTGTLEVSRDGEILGVLHPEKRIYRNFPRQQFAEVSVIPSLGDEIYATVLGIDEGGKVSFKISVNPLVNWIWIGGTFMCVFGFLLLRRHREVLEPNDR from the coding sequence ATGCAGTTGACCGCCTACATAGGGCTTCTTTTTGCGCTACTCGTCAGCATTTTCACCGCGGGAGCCGCCGCCTGGGCGGCCTGGAAGGACCGCGAGGACCTCAAGCCGCTGGTGGAGTACGGCAACATCGCCACGGCCCTGGGCGTGGTCTTTTCCTCCCTGATCCTGCTTATGGCCCTTGCCGCGCGCAACTATTCCTTCCTGTACGTCTACGAGCAGGTGGACAACACCCTGAGCTTCGTCTACACGCTCACCGCCTTCTGGGGCGGCCGCGAAGGCTCCCTGCTGTTCTGGGAACTGGTTATCGCGTTGGGCGGGGTGGTCTATCTCTATTCCCCCAGCTACAAGGCCCTGGGAGGACGCACCAAGCTTTATTTTTGGGCCGTGTTCATGACCGTCCAGGCCTATTTCCTGCTTCTGCTCACGGGCTGGAGCAACCCGTTCATAACCCTTTCTCCCGCGCCAGCGGACGGCCGGGGCCTGAATCCGCTGCTTCGCAACCCGGGCATGATCTTCCATCCGCCCCTGCTGTTCATGGGCTTTGCCGGATACACCATCCCCGCGGCCTGCGCCGTGGCGGCCAGCATCGCGGGCGAGGAAAAGTCCTGGGTGAAGCTGACCCGCAACTGGAACATCCTGGCCTGGGTCTTTCTCACCGCGGGCATCGTGCTCGGCGGCTGGTGGTCCTACATGGAACTGGGCTGGGGCGGTTACTGGGCCTGGGACCCGGTGGAAAACGCCTCCCTGATTCCCTGGTTCGCGGGCACGGCCTTCATGCACACGGCCGTCATCGAGCAGCGCCGTGGCGCACTGCAGCGCTCCAATGTCTTTCTCATGTGCCTGACCTTCCTGCTGTGCATCTTCAGTACCTACCTGACGCGCAGCGGGGTCATCGAGTCCCTGCACACCTTCGGCGAATCCCCGGTATCCCTTCCCTTGGTGCTGGGCATGGCCGCCTGGCTGGGCCTTGCCCTGGTGGGAACCTTCATGGGCGAGCAGCACGTGAAGCGCTCCCTGAGCGACTTCATGAGCCGCCAGGGCATGCTGGTGGCCTCGGCCTGGTTCTTCCTGGCCCTGGGCTTCGTGGTCACCCTGGGCACCATGTGGCCCGTGGTCAGCAAGCTGTGGAGCACCGAGTCCGTCGGGCTCGGGCCGGACTTCTACAACCGCGTCTGTCTGCCGTTCCTGAGTCTGCTGGTGCTCGTTTTCGCCTTTTGTCCCTGGCTGGGCTGGCGCGGAGGCATCCGCAATACCCGGGGAATGGTCATTGCCCTGGCCGTGTTCCTGGGAAGCGGCGGCTCTTTCGCTCTCATGGGCGTCACCCAGCCCGTGGCCCTGCTGGGCGCTTCCTCGGCCATTGCCGCCTGCTGCACCATCGCCATGCTGTTTTTCTTTTATCCGGGCATGCGCACCAGTCTCCTGTCCTGGGGGCAGTACGGCATCCATCTGGGCGTGGCCTTCCTGGCCCTGGGCATTGCCTTTTCCGGTCCCTATAAGACCGAGCGGGAAGTGCTCCTGGCCGAGGGCGAGACCGTGCAGCTGGAGGAATATGTCCTGAAGTTTACCGAGGCCCGGCAGGACGCCACCCCGGAATTCCGGGCCCGGCTCACCGGGACCCTGGAGGTCAGCCGCGACGGCGAGATCCTGGGCGTGCTGCATCCGGAAAAGCGCATCTACCGCAATTTTCCGCGCCAGCAGTTTGCCGAGGTCTCGGTCATCCCGAGCCTGGGGGACGAGATCTATGCAACCGTGCTGGGCATTGACGAGGGCGGCAAGGTCAGCTTCAAGATCAGCGTCAACCCGCTGGTGAACTGGATCTGGATCGGCGGCACGTTCATGTGCGTGTTCGGCTTCCTGCTGCTGCGGCGGCATCGCGAGGTGTTGGAGCCCAATGACCGCTAG
- a CDS encoding ABC transporter ATP-binding protein encodes MTASPETLLAVRKVAKFFGSKLVFKDVSCEVEAGEVLLVAGPNGAGKSTLMKIMAGLSRPDAGEVGLHLEPERVAYLGHSTFVYPGMSARANLAFWAGMYGLKPVREELDAMLERVGLLRAAEEKAGGFSRGMAQRLNLARIYLVRPRLIFLDEPGTGLDVKSLATLRREINEFRSQGIAVVWISHHLLEDVGMADRVLSLGGRRVDYYGPASGFDAGSLAC; translated from the coding sequence ATGACCGCTAGTCCCGAGACGCTTCTGGCCGTTCGCAAGGTGGCCAAGTTCTTCGGTTCCAAGCTGGTGTTCAAGGACGTCAGCTGCGAGGTGGAGGCGGGCGAGGTGCTGCTCGTTGCCGGACCCAACGGCGCGGGCAAGTCCACGCTCATGAAGATCATGGCCGGGCTGTCGCGCCCCGACGCGGGCGAGGTCGGCCTGCATCTGGAACCCGAGCGGGTCGCCTATCTCGGGCACTCCACCTTTGTGTATCCCGGCATGAGCGCCCGGGCCAACCTGGCCTTCTGGGCGGGCATGTACGGCCTGAAACCCGTGCGGGAAGAGCTGGACGCCATGCTGGAGCGCGTGGGCCTGCTTCGCGCCGCAGAGGAAAAGGCGGGCGGTTTTTCCCGGGGCATGGCCCAGCGCCTGAACCTGGCCCGCATCTACCTGGTGCGGCCCCGGCTCATTTTCCTGGACGAGCCGGGAACGGGCCTGGACGTGAAGTCCCTGGCCACCCTGCGCCGGGAGATCAACGAATTTCGCAGCCAGGGCATTGCCGTGGTCTGGATCAGCCATCACTTGCTGGAGGATGTGGGCATGGCGGACAGGGTGCTTTCCCTGGGCGGCCGCCGCGTGGACTATTACGGCCCGGCCTCCGGGTTCGACGCGGGGAGCCTGGCATGTTGA
- a CDS encoding heme exporter protein CcmB, translating into MLRRAALITAKDLKLSVSGGQGLVQAVLLGLLLIFLFSLSKPLGGVISAQAAGAIFWLSSAFGLVLVFNDLFSLEEANGARLGLLSSPVPVHSVWVGKGVAGLCLLLVTQIVFFPATIAFLGQAVNGPFWLMVCAVLLGDVGLVVLGALLGALSQGQGARESLLSVIIFPLLLPVLLGGITLFGMAFSGEDVAEAGKWLGVMGAFDGVFAGAGLILFPFVYSGEE; encoded by the coding sequence ATGTTGAGACGCGCCGCACTGATCACCGCCAAGGACCTGAAACTCTCGGTTTCCGGGGGGCAGGGGCTGGTGCAGGCCGTGCTGCTGGGCCTGCTGCTCATCTTTCTGTTCAGCCTTTCCAAGCCCCTGGGCGGGGTCATTTCGGCCCAGGCCGCCGGGGCCATCTTCTGGCTGTCCTCGGCCTTCGGGCTGGTGTTGGTCTTCAACGACCTCTTCAGCCTGGAGGAAGCCAACGGGGCGCGGCTGGGCCTGCTTTCCTCGCCCGTGCCCGTGCATTCCGTGTGGGTCGGCAAGGGCGTGGCCGGGCTCTGCCTGCTGCTGGTGACCCAGATCGTCTTTTTTCCCGCCACCATCGCCTTTCTGGGGCAGGCCGTGAACGGGCCGTTCTGGCTCATGGTCTGCGCCGTGCTGCTGGGCGATGTGGGGCTGGTTGTGCTGGGTGCGCTGCTGGGGGCGCTTTCCCAGGGGCAGGGAGCCCGCGAATCCCTGCTTTCGGTAATCATTTTTCCCTTGCTGCTGCCCGTGCTGCTGGGCGGCATCACCCTGTTCGGCATGGCCTTCTCCGGGGAGGACGTGGCCGAGGCGGGCAAGTGGCTGGGCGTCATGGGCGCCTTTGACGGCGTTTTTGCCGGGGCGGGGCTGATCCTGTTTCCGTTCGTATACAGCGGCGAAGAGTAG
- a CDS encoding cytochrome c biogenesis protein produces MDKAKLLAALAAPALIFHQWMIWFYAPVAQSGPVQKIFYMHLPCSWWALVSFFIVFGASGLYLITRDGKYDRIAGASAELGVLLATLALGTGSTWARAEWGYWWLWDPKLTTTLIMWYVYAGYLVLRASPVGGGRKALICAVLGVVAFLDVPLVFFAAKLWGSAHPDGVARQGSGMIAPMWHTFFMGLGAFGLLWGGMLLARVRQVSQRARLDALLVWDEQ; encoded by the coding sequence ATGGACAAGGCGAAACTGCTGGCCGCACTGGCCGCACCGGCGCTCATCTTCCACCAGTGGATGATCTGGTTTTATGCGCCCGTGGCCCAGTCCGGCCCGGTTCAGAAGATATTCTACATGCATCTGCCGTGCTCGTGGTGGGCGCTGGTCAGCTTTTTCATCGTCTTCGGGGCCAGCGGGCTGTATCTGATCACCCGCGACGGCAAGTACGACCGTATTGCCGGAGCCTCGGCCGAGCTGGGCGTGCTTCTGGCCACCCTGGCCCTGGGCACCGGATCCACCTGGGCAAGGGCCGAGTGGGGCTACTGGTGGCTCTGGGATCCCAAGCTGACCACCACGCTCATCATGTGGTACGTCTATGCGGGCTACCTGGTGCTGCGGGCCTCGCCCGTGGGCGGCGGACGCAAGGCCCTCATCTGCGCCGTGCTCGGCGTGGTGGCCTTCCTGGACGTGCCCCTGGTCTTTTTCGCGGCAAAGCTCTGGGGCAGCGCGCACCCGGACGGCGTGGCCCGGCAGGGCAGCGGCATGATCGCGCCTATGTGGCATACGTTTTTCATGGGGCTGGGTGCCTTCGGCCTGCTCTGGGGCGGCATGCTCCTGGCCAGGGTGAGGCAGGTTTCCCAGCGCGCACGGCTCGACGCCCTGCTGGTCTGGGACGAGCAATAA
- a CDS encoding CcmD family protein, with the protein MSATTYLFIANCVIWLGLAGYVVFLAGRSKALDRRIRQLELLGDDNGN; encoded by the coding sequence ATGTCAGCGACCACATATCTGTTCATCGCCAACTGTGTCATCTGGCTCGGACTGGCCGGATACGTCGTTTTTCTCGCGGGCCGTTCCAAGGCCCTGGACCGGCGTATCAGGCAACTGGAACTGCTGGGGGACGACAATGGCAACTAG
- a CDS encoding tetratricopeptide repeat protein translates to MATSVNLAGRKLLLAGVFLCLAAMFATSVAYRVNHPELVKQFRPKQTAPQGMQGMGMGAIRDMMAKAEAEPENVDNLMSLSNAFLMMQAWDRALVFLDKARVLEPDNVVILQSMGICYFRKQQYEHAVETYERILELESGNALAHYNLGVVFKHFLNDPESAATHFRAVVDLPHGDEEMKKQARGELKELGKL, encoded by the coding sequence ATGGCAACTAGCGTCAATCTTGCGGGGCGCAAGCTCCTGCTCGCGGGTGTCTTTCTCTGTCTGGCGGCCATGTTCGCCACGTCCGTGGCCTACAGGGTGAACCATCCTGAGCTGGTCAAGCAGTTCCGTCCCAAGCAGACGGCTCCCCAGGGCATGCAGGGCATGGGCATGGGGGCCATCCGGGACATGATGGCCAAGGCCGAGGCAGAACCGGAAAACGTGGACAACCTCATGAGCCTGAGCAACGCCTTTCTCATGATGCAAGCCTGGGACCGCGCCCTGGTCTTCCTGGACAAGGCTCGGGTCCTGGAGCCGGATAACGTCGTGATCCTCCAGAGTATGGGCATCTGCTATTTCCGCAAGCAGCAGTATGAGCACGCCGTGGAAACCTATGAACGAATTCTGGAGCTGGAGAGCGGCAACGCCCTGGCCCATTACAACCTCGGTGTTGTCTTCAAGCATTTTCTCAACGATCCTGAAAGCGCCGCCACGCATTTCAGGGCCGTGGTGGATCTGCCCCACGGGGACGAGGAAATGAAGAAGCAGGCAAGGGGGGAACTCAAAGAACTTGGAAAGTTGTAA
- a CDS encoding branched-chain amino acid ABC transporter substrate-binding protein, whose product MRGKLSFALVAFALMGLLLAGCGGEEKKEAEAPAKKLILGVAGAHSGDLASYGLPSVNAAKLVAADINAKGGVLGMQVEVVSQDDQCKPEMATNAATKLLSDDVKIVLGHICSGATKAALEIYRDGKVVCMSPSATNPPLTQSGDYPNFFRTIASDDAQAMLEVEFAKKMGLKKLAVIHDKGDYGKGFATFCKQFLEEDSGMEVVLFEGVTPGAVDYSAVVQKIKNSGAEGVIYGGYHPEASKIITTMRKKGIDIPFLSDDGVKDDTFIKVAGEYAEGVYATGPRDISANPLYSVAEEAHKKEFGSDPGAFFFQAYAAAQALLNAVEKAGGTDYDKIVEALRTQYVETPLGKIKFDERGDAEGVGFSVYQVKNGQYVELK is encoded by the coding sequence ATGAGAGGGAAACTGAGTTTTGCGCTGGTTGCGTTCGCACTCATGGGGTTGCTGCTCGCTGGTTGCGGCGGCGAAGAGAAAAAGGAAGCTGAAGCTCCCGCCAAGAAGCTGATTCTCGGCGTTGCCGGCGCCCACAGCGGCGACCTGGCTTCCTATGGTCTTCCGTCCGTCAACGCTGCCAAGCTTGTCGCTGCCGACATCAACGCCAAGGGCGGCGTGCTCGGCATGCAGGTGGAAGTGGTCTCCCAGGACGACCAGTGCAAGCCTGAAATGGCCACCAACGCAGCCACCAAGCTGCTGTCCGACGACGTGAAGATCGTCCTCGGCCACATCTGCTCGGGCGCAACCAAAGCCGCGCTTGAAATTTACCGGGACGGCAAGGTCGTTTGCATGTCCCCCTCCGCCACCAACCCGCCCCTGACCCAGAGCGGCGACTATCCCAACTTCTTCCGCACCATCGCATCCGACGATGCGCAGGCCATGCTGGAAGTGGAATTCGCCAAGAAGATGGGTTTGAAGAAGCTGGCCGTGATCCACGACAAGGGTGACTACGGCAAGGGCTTCGCCACCTTCTGCAAGCAGTTCCTCGAAGAGGACTCCGGCATGGAAGTGGTCCTGTTCGAAGGCGTCACCCCCGGCGCAGTGGACTACTCCGCAGTGGTTCAGAAGATCAAGAACTCCGGTGCTGAAGGCGTCATCTACGGCGGCTACCATCCCGAAGCTTCCAAGATCATCACCACCATGCGCAAGAAGGGCATTGACATTCCGTTCCTTTCCGACGACGGCGTGAAGGACGACACCTTCATCAAGGTCGCCGGCGAATATGCCGAAGGCGTCTACGCCACCGGTCCCCGCGACATCTCCGCGAATCCGCTTTACTCCGTGGCCGAGGAAGCCCACAAGAAGGAATTCGGCTCTGATCCGGGCGCCTTCTTCTTCCAGGCCTACGCAGCCGCCCAGGCCCTGCTGAACGCAGTGGAAAAGGCCGGCGGCACCGACTACGACAAGATCGTGGAAGCCCTGCGTACCCAGTACGTGGAAACCCCGCTCGGCAAGATCAAGTTCGACGAACGTGGTGACGCCGAAGGCGTTGGCTTCTCCGTGTACCAGGTCAAGAACGGCCAGTACGTGGAACTCAAGTAG
- a CDS encoding branched-chain amino acid ABC transporter permease: MEYFLELLFGGLTRGSIYALIALGYTMVYGIIELINFAHGEIYMIGAFTGLIVAGVLGALGFPGSAILVFAIVAAVIYSAAYGYTIEKIAYKPLRGAARLSPLISAIGMSIFLQNYVMLAQTSDFLPFPSLLPELGFVKHFNGIVGSSDFIIIVTTALVCIGLTLFIKYTKMGKAMRATAQNRKMALLVGINVDTVISATFVIGSSLAAVGGVLIASHIGQINYYIGFIAGLKAFTAAVLGGIGSIPGAMLGGLVLGLTEAYATGYVSSDYEDVFAFALLVLILIFRPSGIMGKEKIQKV; encoded by the coding sequence ATGGAATATTTCCTTGAACTACTATTCGGGGGTCTTACCCGCGGAAGTATCTACGCCCTGATCGCCCTCGGCTACACCATGGTCTACGGCATCATCGAGCTGATCAACTTCGCGCACGGCGAGATCTACATGATCGGTGCATTCACCGGCCTCATCGTGGCCGGCGTGCTTGGCGCTCTCGGGTTCCCGGGCAGCGCCATTCTTGTCTTCGCCATCGTGGCCGCCGTCATCTATTCGGCCGCCTACGGCTACACCATTGAAAAGATCGCCTACAAGCCTCTGCGCGGCGCAGCGCGTCTTTCTCCGCTGATCTCCGCCATCGGCATGTCGATCTTCCTGCAGAACTACGTCATGCTGGCCCAGACCTCCGACTTCTTGCCGTTCCCGAGCCTGCTTCCCGAGCTTGGTTTCGTGAAGCACTTCAACGGCATTGTCGGCAGCTCCGACTTCATCATCATCGTGACGACGGCGCTTGTCTGCATCGGGCTGACCCTGTTCATCAAGTACACGAAAATGGGCAAGGCCATGCGCGCCACGGCCCAGAACCGCAAGATGGCCCTGCTTGTCGGCATCAACGTGGATACCGTCATCTCGGCCACCTTCGTCATCGGCTCCAGCCTGGCTGCCGTGGGCGGGGTGCTCATCGCCTCGCACATCGGGCAGATCAACTACTACATCGGCTTCATCGCCGGTCTCAAGGCGTTCACCGCCGCAGTTCTCGGCGGCATCGGGTCCATCCCCGGCGCAATGCTGGGCGGCCTGGTGCTCGGCCTCACGGAGGCCTATGCCACGGGCTACGTGTCTTCGGACTACGAGGATGTGTTTGCCTTTGCCCTGCTGGTCCTGATTCTGATCTTCAGGCCGTCGGGCATCATGGGCAAGGAGAAGATTCAAAAAGTGTAA
- a CDS encoding ABC transporter permease subunit has protein sequence MTAGCDSFAESLKKSVLASLWFIFLTFPIMVIRVDTINKTIDWRWMNMAYIGIATFLLSFVWRWALTRKEIKKDESTRENISERLLNQVSANAYSKYGLLALFAAGAVVFPHLVGMYQTNIMISCLIYIVLGLGLNMVVGIAGLLHLGYVAFYAVGAYSYALLNMHYGIGFWTALPIGAVFGVVFAVLLGLPVLRLRGDYLAIVTLGFGEIVRLVLENWGDVTMGPSGISGIDRPGFFGVKFGVMDSITYAYYIMLALLIFTIFVINRLQNSRLGRALLALREDEIASQAMGIDRTKAKLLAFALGSCWAGLAGVVFAAKTTFINPASFTFWESAIVLSVVVIGGMGSIRGVIAGALILILMPEYLRAFSEFRMLVFGATMVLVMVFRPQGLIRAKRKIYTYVKREGATNE, from the coding sequence CTGACCGCCGGGTGCGACAGCTTCGCCGAGTCACTGAAGAAGTCCGTCCTTGCAAGCCTGTGGTTCATCTTCCTGACGTTCCCCATTATGGTCATCAGGGTTGATACCATCAACAAGACCATTGATTGGCGATGGATGAACATGGCTTACATCGGCATAGCAACCTTCCTGCTTTCCTTTGTCTGGCGCTGGGCGCTGACGCGCAAGGAGATCAAGAAGGATGAATCCACCAGGGAAAACATCTCGGAAAGGCTGCTGAACCAGGTCAGCGCCAATGCCTATTCCAAATACGGCCTGCTGGCCCTGTTCGCCGCGGGCGCGGTGGTCTTCCCGCATCTGGTGGGCATGTACCAGACCAACATTATGATCTCCTGCCTCATCTACATCGTGCTCGGCCTCGGCCTGAACATGGTTGTGGGTATCGCGGGGCTGCTGCACCTGGGCTACGTGGCCTTCTACGCGGTGGGCGCGTATTCCTACGCCCTGTTGAACATGCACTACGGCATTGGTTTCTGGACCGCGCTGCCCATCGGTGCGGTGTTCGGCGTGGTCTTCGCCGTGCTGCTGGGCCTTCCGGTCCTGCGGCTGCGCGGCGACTACCTGGCCATCGTCACCCTGGGCTTCGGCGAGATCGTTCGCCTGGTTCTGGAAAACTGGGGCGACGTGACCATGGGACCCAGCGGCATCTCGGGCATCGACCGCCCGGGCTTCTTCGGCGTCAAGTTCGGGGTCATGGACTCCATCACCTACGCCTACTACATCATGCTGGCCCTGCTGATCTTCACCATCTTCGTCATCAACCGGCTGCAGAATTCCCGGTTGGGCAGGGCGCTGCTGGCCCTGCGCGAGGACGAGATCGCCAGCCAGGCCATGGGCATCGACCGCACCAAGGCCAAGCTCCTGGCATTTGCCCTGGGCTCCTGCTGGGCCGGTCTGGCGGGCGTGGTCTTCGCGGCCAAGACGACCTTCATCAACCCGGCCAGCTTCACCTTCTGGGAATCGGCCATTGTCCTGTCCGTGGTGGTCATCGGCGGCATGGGCTCCATCCGCGGGGTCATCGCCGGTGCGCTCATCCTGATCCTCATGCCCGAATACCTGCGGGCGTTCTCGGAATTCAGGATGCTCGTCTTCGGGGCAACCATGGTTCTGGTCATGGTCTTCAGGCCGCAGGGCCTGATTCGCGCCAAGCGCAAGATCTATACATATGTGAAGCGGGAGGGCGCGACCAATGAGTAA
- a CDS encoding ABC transporter ATP-binding protein: protein MSNPVLQVNDISMDFGGIRALDDIQLEVRQGEIAALIGPNGAGKTTFFNCITGIYNPTTGDVLVSPGGGETRRINGMKPNLVTELGMARTFQNIRLFPSMTVLENVMIGTHCRTQAGLWGAVTRNRATRKEEADTIEKSFHLLELMHLDQYSNELACNLPYGKQRRLEIARALATDPFLLLLDEPAAGMNPQETMDLKELVMDIRDRFKISILLIEHDMKMVMSTSDRVFVLEYGRLIAHGTPKEVSENPAVIKAYLGEDEDV, encoded by the coding sequence ATGAGTAATCCCGTACTGCAAGTCAACGACATCAGCATGGATTTCGGGGGCATCCGCGCCCTGGACGATATCCAGCTGGAAGTGCGCCAGGGCGAGATCGCGGCCCTGATCGGCCCCAACGGCGCGGGCAAGACCACCTTCTTCAACTGCATCACCGGCATCTACAACCCCACCACCGGGGACGTGCTGGTTTCGCCGGGAGGAGGGGAGACCAGGCGCATCAACGGCATGAAGCCCAACCTGGTCACCGAGCTGGGCATGGCCCGCACCTTCCAGAACATTCGCCTGTTTCCGTCCATGACCGTTCTGGAGAACGTCATGATCGGCACGCACTGCCGCACCCAGGCCGGCCTGTGGGGTGCCGTGACCCGCAACCGGGCCACGCGCAAGGAAGAGGCGGATACCATCGAGAAGAGCTTCCACCTGCTGGAGCTTATGCATCTGGACCAGTACAGCAACGAGCTGGCCTGCAACCTGCCCTACGGCAAGCAGCGCCGGCTGGAGATCGCCCGCGCCCTGGCCACGGACCCGTTCCTGCTGCTGCTGGACGAGCCCGCCGCGGGCATGAACCCGCAGGAAACCATGGATCTCAAGGAGCTGGTCATGGACATCCGCGACCGCTTCAAGATCTCCATCCTGCTTATCGAGCACGACATGAAGATGGTCATGAGCACCTCGGACCGCGTGTTCGTCCTTGAATACGGCCGCCTCATCGCCCACGGCACTCCCAAGGAGGTCAGCGAGAATCCGGCGGTTATCAAGGCGTATCTCGGGGAGGACGAAGATGTCTAG
- a CDS encoding ABC transporter ATP-binding protein, giving the protein MLELKNVDTYYGNIQALYDVSLHIDHGEIITLIGANGAGKSTTLMTICGLLKPLRGDVLFEEYSILGQSTNKIVASGICQVPEGRLIFPELTVRENLDMGAFLRNDKDGIAHDMDYCYELFPILAERRNQPGGNLSGGEQQMLAIARALMARPRLLLLDEPSMGLAPLVVKQIFDIVEKINKESGTTIFLVEQNANLALKIGHRGYVMENGKIVLTDSCETLLANEDVKRAYLGL; this is encoded by the coding sequence ATGCTCGAACTGAAAAACGTCGACACCTATTACGGCAATATCCAGGCCCTGTACGACGTGAGCCTGCATATCGACCACGGCGAGATCATCACCTTGATCGGCGCCAACGGCGCGGGCAAGTCCACCACGCTGATGACCATCTGCGGGCTGCTCAAGCCCCTCAGGGGCGATGTCCTCTTCGAGGAGTATTCCATCCTCGGGCAGAGCACCAACAAGATCGTCGCCTCGGGCATCTGCCAGGTGCCGGAAGGACGGCTCATCTTCCCGGAGCTCACGGTCCGCGAGAATCTGGACATGGGTGCGTTCCTGCGCAACGACAAGGACGGCATCGCCCACGACATGGACTACTGCTACGAGCTGTTCCCCATCCTGGCGGAGCGGCGCAACCAGCCCGGCGGCAACCTCTCGGGCGGAGAGCAGCAGATGCTGGCCATTGCCAGGGCCCTCATGGCCCGGCCCAGGCTGCTGCTGCTGGACGAGCCATCCATGGGCCTGGCTCCGCTTGTTGTTAAGCAAATATTCGATATTGTTGAAAAAATTAACAAAGAATCGGGAACCACCATTTTTCTTGTTGAACAAAACGCCAACCTTGCGTTAAAGATCGGCCACCGAGGTTACGTGATGGAAAACGGAAAAATAGTGCTTACCGACTCATGCGAGACGCTTCTCGCGAACGAGGATGTAAAGCGCGCATACCTCGGGCTTTAA